From the Rhodothalassiaceae bacterium genome, one window contains:
- a CDS encoding bifunctional protein PutA produces the protein MHDEQNTAAAKDAARAAAHPAARDAIRTTMRAATCAHEEEALAALLATPPYDAALAARIREDAIALIERSRAMRDEQGTLDVFLHEFGLTNEEGVALMCLAEALLRIPDDETRDLFIAEKIGVGDWKKHLGRSEDVFVNAGVWALMLTGRVVRLDEATSRDPAGFLGRLVKRAGEPVIRRAVAEAMRIIGRQFVFGRTMKEALARRARQRPAWRLMSFDMLGEGARTTAAADRYFRLYEEAIAAVGHAAASEGDRPETRSSVSIKLSALHPRYEDVQWLRLERELLPRLHELARRARGHGIQLTIDAEEADRLDVSLRLFERLAADPDLAGWDGLGLAIQAYQKRAPHVVAFIAALAEETGRRIPVRLVKGAYWDSEIKHAQELGVADFPVWTRKSATDACYLTCAKALFEAGRHIYPQFATHNAYTLAAVRALAPEGADYEFQRLHGMGRVLYRAAEEQWGEGTFRLRTYAPVGAHRDLLPYLVRRLLENGANSSFVNRFLDAETPPAALATDPFAELRSLSPRRHPQIAPPPALYGPRRPNSAGLNLQQPQEREPLLAALARLDGEVMEAACLVSGKPCGGGSVEIRRPADRRRLVGRARLARPEDLEAALSAAVRAQRGWDALGGARRAAALRAMADQLEAHRDRLIHLIVHEAGRTLADAVAEVREAVDFCRYYAVEAEDRFERPMALPGPVGERNTLHLAGRGVFLCISPWNFPLAIFTGQIAAALAAGNAVIAKPAEQTPLIAHAAVRLFHEAGVPEDVLHLLLGTGEEVAAPLVADRRIAGVAFTGSTETAQIIHRTLATRGGPIVPLIAETGGFNAMVVDSTALAEQVTDDVLASAFSSAGQRCSALRLLMVQQEVADEMLEMITGALAERRVGLPENPATDIGPIIDEEARGRLEGHLARLANSARPLAEGILSPETAHGVFLAPRIFEIADLEPLSCGEVFGPVLHVLRYRLADLDRLMAELRATQYGLTFGIHSRLESRWEKLFAASLAGNVYVNRNMIGAVVGVQPFGGTGLSGTGPKAGGPHTLLRYATERVMTVNTAAVGGNAELFRLEG, from the coding sequence ATGCACGACGAGCAGAACACCGCCGCCGCAAAGGACGCGGCACGGGCCGCGGCGCATCCTGCCGCGCGCGATGCGATCCGGACGACAATGCGTGCGGCGACCTGCGCCCATGAGGAGGAGGCGCTCGCGGCGCTTCTGGCTACCCCGCCCTATGACGCGGCGCTGGCGGCCCGCATCCGCGAGGATGCGATCGCGCTCATCGAGCGCTCGCGGGCGATGCGCGACGAGCAGGGCACGCTCGATGTCTTCCTGCACGAGTTCGGCCTGACCAACGAGGAAGGCGTGGCGCTGATGTGTCTGGCCGAGGCCCTGCTGCGCATCCCCGATGATGAGACCCGGGATCTGTTCATCGCCGAGAAGATCGGCGTCGGCGACTGGAAGAAGCATCTGGGCCGCAGCGAGGACGTCTTCGTGAACGCGGGGGTGTGGGCGCTGATGCTGACGGGGCGCGTCGTGCGCCTCGACGAGGCGACGAGCCGCGATCCCGCGGGCTTCCTCGGCCGTCTGGTCAAGCGGGCGGGCGAACCCGTGATCCGCCGCGCCGTGGCCGAGGCGATGCGCATCATCGGCCGCCAGTTCGTCTTCGGCCGCACGATGAAGGAGGCGCTCGCCCGGCGCGCCCGCCAGCGTCCGGCCTGGCGGCTGATGAGCTTCGACATGCTGGGCGAGGGCGCGCGCACCACCGCGGCGGCCGACCGCTACTTCCGGCTCTATGAGGAGGCGATCGCCGCGGTTGGCCATGCCGCGGCCTCGGAAGGCGACCGGCCCGAGACGCGCTCGTCGGTCTCGATCAAGCTGTCGGCGCTGCATCCGCGCTACGAGGACGTCCAGTGGCTGCGGCTGGAGCGCGAGCTGCTGCCCCGCCTTCACGAACTTGCGCGCCGGGCCCGCGGCCACGGCATCCAGCTGACCATCGACGCCGAGGAGGCGGACCGGCTCGATGTCTCGCTGCGGCTCTTCGAGCGGCTGGCGGCGGACCCCGATCTTGCCGGCTGGGACGGGCTCGGCCTTGCGATCCAGGCCTATCAGAAGCGCGCGCCGCATGTCGTCGCCTTCATCGCCGCGCTGGCCGAGGAGACGGGCCGGCGCATCCCCGTGCGGCTCGTCAAGGGCGCCTACTGGGACAGCGAGATCAAGCATGCCCAGGAGCTGGGCGTTGCGGACTTTCCGGTCTGGACGAGAAAGAGCGCGACGGATGCCTGCTATCTGACCTGCGCGAAGGCGCTGTTCGAGGCGGGCCGGCATATCTATCCGCAGTTCGCCACCCACAACGCCTATACGCTCGCCGCCGTGCGCGCCCTGGCGCCGGAGGGGGCGGACTACGAGTTCCAGCGGCTGCACGGCATGGGCCGCGTGCTCTACCGCGCGGCCGAAGAGCAATGGGGCGAAGGGACGTTCCGGCTGCGCACCTACGCGCCCGTCGGGGCGCATCGGGATCTGCTGCCCTATCTCGTGCGCCGGCTGCTCGAGAACGGCGCCAACTCCAGCTTCGTCAACCGCTTCCTCGATGCGGAAACCCCGCCGGCCGCGCTCGCCACCGATCCCTTCGCGGAGCTCAGGAGCCTCAGCCCCCGCCGCCATCCGCAGATCGCACCGCCGCCCGCCCTCTACGGCCCGCGCCGGCCGAATTCCGCGGGCCTCAACCTCCAGCAGCCGCAGGAACGCGAACCCCTGCTGGCCGCGCTCGCCCGCCTTGACGGCGAGGTGATGGAGGCGGCCTGCCTCGTCTCCGGCAAGCCCTGCGGCGGCGGGAGCGTCGAGATCCGGCGTCCGGCCGATCGCCGCCGGCTCGTCGGCCGCGCCCGGCTGGCCCGGCCCGAGGATCTGGAGGCGGCCCTCTCAGCGGCCGTGCGCGCGCAACGCGGCTGGGATGCGCTGGGCGGGGCCCGGCGTGCGGCGGCTCTGCGCGCGATGGCCGACCAGCTGGAGGCGCACCGCGACCGGCTCATCCACCTCATCGTCCACGAGGCCGGGCGCACGCTCGCCGATGCCGTGGCCGAGGTGCGCGAGGCCGTGGACTTCTGCCGCTATTATGCGGTCGAGGCGGAGGACAGGTTCGAGCGCCCGATGGCGCTGCCGGGGCCCGTGGGCGAGCGCAACACGCTGCATCTTGCGGGCCGCGGCGTCTTCCTGTGCATCAGCCCGTGGAACTTCCCGCTCGCCATCTTCACCGGCCAGATCGCAGCCGCCCTTGCCGCCGGCAATGCGGTGATCGCCAAGCCCGCCGAGCAGACGCCGCTTATCGCCCATGCGGCCGTGCGCCTCTTCCACGAGGCCGGCGTGCCGGAGGATGTGCTGCATCTGCTGCTGGGCACCGGAGAGGAGGTGGCCGCGCCGCTGGTCGCCGACCGGCGGATCGCGGGTGTCGCGTTCACGGGCTCGACCGAGACCGCGCAGATCATCCACCGCACGCTCGCCACCCGCGGCGGGCCGATCGTGCCGCTCATCGCCGAGACCGGCGGCTTCAACGCCATGGTCGTCGACTCCACGGCGCTTGCCGAGCAGGTGACCGACGACGTGCTCGCTTCCGCCTTCTCGTCGGCCGGCCAGCGCTGCTCGGCGCTGCGGCTGCTCATGGTCCAGCAGGAGGTGGCCGACGAGATGCTGGAGATGATCACCGGCGCCCTCGCGGAACGCCGCGTCGGGCTGCCGGAGAACCCGGCCACCGACATCGGCCCCATCATCGACGAGGAGGCGCGCGGGCGCCTTGAGGGTCATCTCGCGCGTCTGGCCAACAGCGCGAGGCCGCTCGCCGAAGGTATTCTTTCGCCCGAGACCGCCCACGGCGTGTTCCTCGCCCCGCGCATCTTCGAGATCGCGGATCTCGAGCCGCTGTCGTGCGGCGAGGTGTTCGGCCCGGTGCTGCATGTGCTGCGCTACCGCCTTGCCGATCTCGACCGCCTGATGGCGGAGCTGAGGGCGACGCAATACGGCCTCACCTTCGGCATCCACAGCCGGCTCGAGAGCCGCTGGGAAAAGCTCTTCGCCGCGTCGCTCGCCGGCAACGTCTATGTGAACCGCAACATGATCGGGGCGGTCGTCGGCGTGCAGCCCTTCGGCGGCACGGGCCTGTCCGGCACGGGCCCCAAGGCCGGCGGCCCGCACACCCTGCTGCGCTACGCGACCGAGCGGGTGATGACCGTCAACACCGCCGCCGTCGGCGGCAATGCCGAGCTCTTCCGGCTGGAGGGCTGA
- a CDS encoding O-methyltransferase: MSTRSLGLSEALQEYLLAVGVRETEVQRRLREVTDNHPLSVMRSSAEQVAFLQLLLKAINARRVVEVGVFTGYATLGFALALPEDGIVHALDISAEFPAIGRPFWEEADVARKIDLRIAPAAESLAALGREGLEGLVDFIFIDADKTGYIAYYEQALALLRPGGIVAADNVLWSGRVIDPAADDQDTVAIRSFNEHVRDDQRVDIVMLPVGDGLTLARKR; the protein is encoded by the coding sequence ATGTCCACGCGTTCTCTGGGACTGAGCGAGGCGCTGCAGGAATATCTGCTGGCCGTCGGCGTGCGCGAGACCGAAGTCCAGCGGCGGCTGCGCGAGGTGACCGACAACCATCCGCTTTCGGTCATGCGCTCGTCCGCCGAGCAGGTGGCCTTCCTGCAGCTGCTGCTGAAGGCGATCAACGCGCGACGCGTCGTCGAGGTGGGCGTATTCACGGGCTATGCGACGCTCGGCTTCGCACTCGCCCTGCCCGAGGACGGGATCGTGCATGCCCTCGACATCTCGGCCGAGTTCCCGGCGATCGGCCGCCCCTTCTGGGAGGAGGCCGACGTCGCGCGCAAGATCGATCTCAGGATCGCCCCGGCCGCCGAGAGTCTGGCGGCGCTGGGGCGCGAGGGGCTGGAGGGGCTCGTCGACTTCATTTTCATCGATGCCGACAAGACCGGCTACATCGCCTATTACGAGCAGGCGCTCGCCCTCCTGCGCCCCGGCGGCATCGTGGCGGCCGACAACGTGCTGTGGTCCGGCCGCGTCATCGATCCGGCAGCCGACGACCAGGACACCGTCGCCATCCGCTCCTTCAACGAGCATGTGCGGGACGATCAGCGCGTCGACATCGTGATGCTGCCGGTGGGCGACGGCCTGACCCTCGCCCGCAAGCGCTGA
- the phoA gene encoding alkaline phosphatase has protein sequence MRDDTGARRVWGGRSAALCRDVAAAMLLLVLSIPSVMAQEPGDDPRSADPTWAQGRGQIAERLAATPLTGHARNVILFIGDGMGVSTVTAMRIYAGQQKGLRGEEYELPFERFPFTALVKTYNVNAQVPDSAGTASALYTGIKTDIGVLSIRAGAHGDCAAMQAVPTIVEELEDRGYATGIVTTTRLTHATPAAAYAHAPDRDWEADADMPPAASALGCRDIAAQFAAFSHGDGIDVALGGGRANFLPASRGGRRGDGRDLIAAWRAGGDHRQVVTTAGALAQFAPGPEDQLLGLFSDSHMAFDHDRRAGGLDQPSLAEMTAAAIRLLQARTAGRAHGFFLMVEGGRIDHAHHAGNAFRALDDGRAFAEAVERAMAMVDPADTLVLVTADHSHVFAIAGYPPRGNPILGLVRAIAPDADGHHPIAKAADGRPYTTLGYLNGPGAGRRLPADADDRLVLEPGYRQEAVVPLNSETHSGEDVPLYAIGPGARLARGVMEQNAVYHLMRTALGLDDR, from the coding sequence ATGCGGGACGATACGGGCGCGAGGCGGGTGTGGGGCGGGCGTTCCGCCGCGCTCTGCCGGGACGTGGCGGCGGCGATGCTGCTTCTCGTCCTGTCCATTCCGTCCGTGATGGCGCAGGAGCCGGGAGACGATCCGCGTTCTGCGGATCCCACCTGGGCGCAGGGCCGCGGGCAGATCGCCGAGCGGCTGGCGGCCACGCCGCTCACCGGACATGCCCGCAACGTCATCCTCTTCATCGGCGACGGCATGGGGGTGAGCACGGTGACCGCCATGCGCATCTACGCCGGCCAGCAGAAGGGATTGCGCGGCGAGGAATACGAGCTGCCTTTCGAGCGCTTTCCCTTCACCGCGCTCGTCAAGACCTACAACGTGAACGCCCAGGTGCCGGACTCGGCGGGCACCGCGAGCGCCCTTTACACCGGCATCAAGACGGACATCGGCGTGCTGTCGATCCGCGCGGGCGCGCATGGCGACTGCGCGGCCATGCAGGCCGTGCCGACGATCGTGGAGGAGCTGGAGGACCGCGGATACGCGACCGGGATCGTCACCACCACGCGGCTTACCCACGCCACGCCCGCCGCGGCCTACGCGCATGCGCCGGACCGGGACTGGGAGGCGGACGCGGACATGCCGCCCGCCGCCAGCGCTCTGGGCTGCCGGGACATCGCCGCGCAATTCGCGGCCTTTTCCCATGGCGACGGCATCGATGTCGCGCTGGGCGGCGGGCGCGCGAACTTCCTGCCCGCATCGCGGGGCGGCCGGCGCGGCGACGGGCGGGACCTGATCGCGGCCTGGCGGGCGGGAGGGGATCATCGGCAGGTCGTCACGACGGCGGGCGCCCTTGCGCAATTCGCGCCGGGGCCGGAAGATCAGCTTCTCGGGCTGTTCTCCGACTCCCACATGGCCTTCGACCACGACCGCCGTGCGGGCGGGCTGGACCAGCCCTCCCTCGCGGAGATGACGGCGGCCGCCATCCGCCTGCTCCAGGCGCGCACGGCCGGCCGCGCGCACGGGTTCTTCCTGATGGTCGAGGGCGGGCGGATCGATCATGCGCACCATGCCGGCAACGCCTTCCGGGCGCTCGATGACGGGCGGGCCTTCGCCGAGGCGGTCGAGCGGGCGATGGCGATGGTCGATCCGGCCGACACCCTGGTGCTGGTGACCGCCGACCATTCCCATGTCTTCGCGATCGCCGGCTATCCGCCGCGCGGCAATCCGATTCTCGGGCTCGTCCGCGCCATCGCGCCGGATGCGGACGGCCATCACCCCATCGCGAAGGCGGCGGACGGGCGGCCGTATACGACGCTCGGCTATCTCAACGGCCCCGGGGCCGGCCGCCGGCTGCCGGCGGATGCGGACGATCGGCTCGTGCTCGAGCCCGGCTACCGGCAGGAGGCGGTCGTGCCGCTCAATTCGGAGACGCATTCGGGCGAAGACGTGCCGCTTTACGCCATCGGCCCCGGCGCCCGGCTCGCCCGCGGCGTGATGGAACAGAATGCCGTCTACCACCTGATGCGCACCGCTCTCGGCCTCGACGATCGCTAG
- a CDS encoding putative pterin-4-alpha-carbinolamine dehydratase yields MTGLSRDAIEEALAGLPGWRIDEDGKAITCHLRFADFNAAFALITRVALLAERMDHHPEWSNVYNRVTIRLTTHDAGGVTERDIVMARAIARYAAADHA; encoded by the coding sequence ATGACCGGCCTGTCACGGGATGCCATCGAAGAGGCCCTCGCCGGGCTTCCGGGCTGGCGGATCGATGAGGACGGCAAGGCGATCACCTGCCATCTGCGATTCGCGGATTTCAACGCCGCCTTCGCGCTGATCACGCGGGTCGCGCTGCTCGCCGAGCGGATGGACCACCACCCGGAATGGTCGAACGTCTACAACCGCGTGACGATCCGGCTCACCACCCATGACGCCGGCGGCGTGACCGAGCGCGACATCGTCATGGCCCGCGCCATTGCGCGGTATGCCGCGGCGGATCATGCCTGA
- a CDS encoding MaoC family dehydratase has product MADAQRGADLLSALEARIGSELVRSGWLTITQEMVNAFADTTRDHQWIHVDVERARRESPFGGPIAHGFLTLSLLPAFLDGAFAGFPVRQIINYGCERVRFPAPVPVGGRLRGRAELKAVEPGPMGSFKCTIAAAIELEGSDKPACVAEQLFLLFPR; this is encoded by the coding sequence ATGGCGGATGCGCAGCGTGGCGCGGATCTCCTGAGCGCGCTTGAAGCGCGGATCGGATCGGAGCTGGTGCGTTCCGGGTGGCTCACCATCACCCAGGAGATGGTCAACGCCTTCGCGGACACGACGCGCGACCACCAGTGGATCCATGTGGACGTGGAGCGGGCCCGGCGCGAGAGTCCCTTCGGCGGGCCGATCGCCCATGGGTTTCTGACGCTCTCGCTGCTGCCGGCCTTTCTCGACGGGGCGTTCGCCGGCTTTCCGGTGCGGCAGATCATCAACTACGGCTGCGAGCGCGTGCGCTTTCCGGCACCCGTGCCGGTGGGCGGCCGCCTGCGCGGGCGCGCGGAGCTGAAGGCGGTGGAGCCGGGGCCCATGGGCTCCTTCAAATGCACGATCGCGGCGGCGATCGAGCTGGAGGGCTCGGACAAGCCGGCCTGTGTGGCCGAGCAGCTCTTCCTGCTCTTCCCGCGCTAG